One window of Zalophus californianus isolate mZalCal1 chromosome 3, mZalCal1.pri.v2, whole genome shotgun sequence genomic DNA carries:
- the TBR1 gene encoding T-box brain protein 1 — MQLEHCLSPSIMLSKKFLNVSSSYPHSGGSELVLHDHPIISTTDNLERSSPLKKITRGMTNQSDTDNFPDSKDSPGDVQRSKLSPVLDGVSELRHSFDGSAADRYLLSQSSQPQSAATAPSAMFPYPGQHGPAHPAFSIGSPSRYMAHHPVITNGAYNSLLSNSSPQGYPAAGYPYPQQYSHSYQGAPFYQFSSTQPGLVPGKAQVYLCNRPLWLKFHRHQTEMIITKQGRRMFPFLSFNISGLDPTAHYNIFVDVILADPNHWRFQGGKWVPCGKADTNVQGNRVYMHPDSPNTGAHWMRQEISFGKLKLTNNKGASNNNGQMVVLQSLHKYQPRLHVVEVNEDGTEDTSQPGRVQTFTFPETQFIAVTAYQNTDITQLKIDHNPFAKGFRDNYDTIYTGCDMDRLTPSPNDSPRSQIVPGARYAMAGSFLQDQFVSNYAKARFHPGAGAGPGPGTDRSVPHTNGLLSPQQAEDPGAPSPQRWFVTPANNRLDFAASAYDTATDFAGNAATLLSYAAAGVKALPLQAAGCTGRPLGYYADPSGWGARSPPQYCGAKSGSVLPCWPNSAAAAARMAGANPYLGEEAEGLAAERSPLPPGAAEDAKPKDLSDSSWIETPSSIKSIDSSDSGIYEQAKRRRISPADTPVSESSSPLKSEVLAQRDCEKNCAKDIGGYYGFYSHS, encoded by the exons ATGCAGCTGGAGCACTGCCTTTCTCCTTCTATCATGCTCTCCAAGAAATTTCTCAATGTGAGCAGCAGCTACCCACATTCAGGCGGATCTGAGCTTGTCTTGCACGATCATCCCATTATCTCGACCACTGACAACCTGGAGAGAAGTtcacctttgaaaaaaattaccagGGGGATGACGAATCAGTCAGATACAGACAATTTTCCTGACTCCAAGGACTCACCAGGGGACGTCCAGAGAAGTAAACTCTCTCCTGTCTTGGACGGGGTCTCTGAGCTTCGTCACAGTTTCGATGGCTCTGCTGCAGATCGCTACCTCCTCTCTCAGTCCAGCCAGCCACAGTCTGCGGCCACTGCTCCCAGTGCCATGTTCCCGTACCCCGGCCAGCACGGACCGGCGCACCCCGCCTTCTCCATCGGCAGTCCCAGCCGCTACATGGCCCACCACCCGGTCATCACCAACGGAGCCTACAACAGCCTCCTGTCCAACTCCTCACCGCAGGGCTACCCCGCGGCCGGCTACCCCTACCCACAGCAGTACAGCCACTCCTACCAAGGAGCCCCGTTCTACCAGTTCTCTTCCACGCAGCCCGGACTGGTACCCGGCAAAGCGCAGGTGTACctgtgcaacaggcccctctggCTGAAATTTCACCGCCACCAAACGGAGATGATCATCACCAAACAGGGAAG GcgcatgtttccttttttaagttttaacatTTCTGGTCTCGATCCCACGGCTCATTACAATATTTTTGTGGATGTGATTTTGGCGGATCCCAATCACTGGAGGTTTCAAGGAGGCAAATGGGTTCCTTGCGGCAAAGCGGACACCAATGTGCAAG GAAATCGGGTCTATATGCATCCGGATTCCCCCAACACGGGGGCTCACTGGATGCGCCAAGAAAtctcttttggaaaattaaaacttACAAACAACAAAGGAGCTTCAAACAACAATGGGCAG ATGGTGGTTTTACAATCCTTGCACAAGTACCAGCCCCGCCTGCATGTGGTGGAAGTGAACGAGGACGGCACGGAGGACACCAGCCAGCCTGGCCGCGTGCAGACATTCACTTTCCCCGAGACTCAGTTCATCGCCGTCACCGCCTACCAGAACACCGAT ataACACAATTGAAAATAGATCACAACCCCTTTGCAAAAGGATTTCGGGATAATTATGACAC GATCTACACTGGCTGCGACATGGACCGCCTGACCCCCTCGCCCAACGATTCCCCGCGCTCGCAGATCGTGCCCGGGGCCCGTTACGCTATGGCCGGCTCTTTCCTGCAGGACCAGTTCGTGAGCAACTACGCCAAGGCCCGCTTCCACCCGGGTGCGGGCGCGGGCCCCGGGCCGGGCACGGACCGCAGTGTGCCCCACACCAACGGGCTGCTGTCGCCGCAGCAGGCCGAGGACCCGGGCGCGCCGTCGCCGCAGCGCTGGTTTGTGACACCGGCCAACAACCGGCTGGACTTCGCCGCCTCGGCCTACGACACAGCCACGGACTTCGCGGGCAACGCGGCCACGCTGCTCTCCTACGCGGCGGCGGGCGTGAAGGCGCTGCCGCTGCAGGCGGCGGGCTGCACCGGCCGCCCGCTCGGCTACTACGCCGACCCGTCGGGCTGGGGCGCGCGCAGCCCCCCGCAGTACTGCGGCGCCAAGTCGGGCTCGGTGCTGCCCTGCTGGCCCAACAGCGCCGCGGCCGCCGCGCGCATGGCGGGCGCCAACCCCTATTTGGGCGAGGAGGCCGAGGGCCTGGCCGCCGAGCGCTCGCCGCTACCGCCCGGCGCCGCCGAGGACGCCAAGCCCAAGGACCTGTCCGACTCCAGCTGGATCGAGACACCCTCCTCCATCAAGTCCATCGACTCGAGCGACTCGGGGATTTACGAGCAGGCCAAGCGGAGGCGGATCTCACCCGCCGACACGCCAGTGTCCGAGAGCTCGTCGCCGCTCAAGAGCGAGGTGCTGGCCCAGCGGGACTGCGAGAAGAACTGCGCCAAGGACATAGGCGGCTACTACGGCTTCTACTCGCACAGCTAG